In Candidatus Eremiobacteraceae bacterium, a single window of DNA contains:
- a CDS encoding aldo/keto reductase has protein sequence MDGETLPVRPLGRTGEFVTALGLGGEGVLRSFARDEQARDVIEAALDEGVTYFDCARAYAGSEQYYGAALGAARDHIFLCSKAHDRSFAGALESLDQTLANMRTDHLDLWQLHDVRTEEDLDLLDGERGTYAAFARAKREGKARFIGITGHYDPQVMLAAIQRFAFDTVMLPVNPCEATVDSFASVVIPEAAARGMGIIGMKVLGRGLLLGMKEDPPVEALIDYALSAPISVAIIGCDDVAQVHAAARAARAFAPMSAEHQRALEKRLSAESKRTLYYRRSVSRP, from the coding sequence ATGGACGGCGAAACGCTGCCCGTTCGGCCGCTCGGCCGGACCGGCGAATTCGTGACCGCGCTGGGGCTCGGCGGCGAGGGCGTATTGCGCTCGTTCGCGCGCGACGAGCAGGCTCGCGACGTCATCGAAGCCGCGCTTGACGAAGGCGTCACGTATTTCGATTGCGCTCGCGCGTACGCCGGAAGCGAGCAGTACTATGGCGCGGCACTGGGAGCTGCTCGCGACCACATCTTCTTATGTTCGAAAGCCCACGACCGTTCGTTCGCCGGCGCGCTCGAATCGCTCGATCAGACGCTGGCGAACATGCGCACCGATCATCTGGATCTGTGGCAGTTGCACGACGTACGCACCGAGGAGGACCTCGACCTGCTCGATGGCGAGCGCGGCACGTATGCCGCGTTCGCGCGTGCCAAGCGCGAGGGCAAGGCGCGTTTCATCGGCATCACCGGGCATTACGACCCACAGGTCATGCTCGCGGCGATCCAACGCTTCGCGTTCGACACGGTGATGCTACCGGTCAACCCGTGCGAGGCGACGGTGGATTCGTTCGCATCGGTCGTGATCCCGGAGGCGGCGGCGCGCGGCATGGGCATCATCGGGATGAAGGTGCTCGGCCGGGGCTTGCTTTTGGGGATGAAGGAGGATCCGCCGGTGGAGGCGCTGATCGACTACGCGCTGTCGGCGCCGATATCGGTCGCCATCATCGGCTGCGACGACGTTGCGCAGGTGCATGCAGCAGCGCGTGCGGCACGCGCGTTCGCGCCGATGTCCGCCGAACATCAGCGCGCGCTTGAGAAACGTCTGAGCGCGGAGAGCAAACGCACGCTGTATTACAGACGGAGCGTCAGTCGTCCATGA
- a CDS encoding NAD(P)/FAD-dependent oxidoreductase codes for MIIVGGGAAGLNAGLVLGRARRDVLILDAGKPRNAVAERMHGFLSRDGTPPAKLLDLARAELKHYPNVKLVTATVKRAKRTAHGFVVTAESREQFAGRRLLLANGLRDRLPSIKNLDKLWGKSVFVCPFCDGWEFRDRKIAVYGNAKAAVGLAQELYGWSKHLTVCTEDGSLTVSPKQRRWLEATHCRLIKGPIRRLVGNDKGALKELEFEDRRRIECDALFLSAPLRQSCGIAKSLGCKAGWWGSIVVDDKGRTNIRGCYAAGDAVTNVHQVILAASSGVRAAMAICSELLSEEADALARTTRRAS; via the coding sequence GTGATCATCGTCGGAGGCGGGGCGGCCGGACTCAATGCGGGGCTCGTGCTCGGGCGCGCCCGCCGCGACGTGCTGATCCTCGACGCAGGCAAACCTCGCAATGCGGTCGCCGAGCGGATGCACGGCTTCTTGTCGCGCGATGGCACGCCGCCGGCAAAGCTGCTCGATCTCGCCCGCGCCGAACTCAAACACTATCCGAACGTGAAGCTCGTCACGGCGACGGTCAAGCGCGCGAAGCGCACGGCCCACGGATTCGTGGTCACGGCGGAATCCCGCGAGCAGTTCGCCGGCAGGCGCCTGCTGCTCGCCAACGGGCTTCGGGATAGACTGCCCAGCATCAAGAATCTCGACAAGCTGTGGGGTAAGAGCGTCTTCGTCTGCCCGTTCTGCGACGGCTGGGAATTCCGCGATCGCAAGATCGCGGTGTACGGCAATGCGAAGGCGGCGGTCGGCCTCGCACAAGAGCTCTACGGTTGGAGCAAACACCTCACCGTGTGCACCGAGGACGGATCGCTGACCGTGAGTCCGAAACAGCGCCGTTGGCTCGAGGCGACGCACTGCCGGCTCATCAAGGGGCCGATCAGGCGGCTCGTCGGCAACGACAAGGGCGCGCTCAAAGAGCTCGAATTCGAAGACCGCAGGCGCATCGAGTGCGACGCGCTGTTCCTCTCTGCTCCGCTGCGCCAGAGCTGCGGGATCGCGAAGTCGCTCGGATGCAAAGCCGGTTGGTGGGGTTCCATCGTCGTCGATGACAAGGGCCGGACCAATATCCGCGGCTGCTACGCGGCCGGCGACGCGGTCACAAACGTGCATCAGGTGATCCTCGCGGCGTCGAGCGGCGTGCGCGCCGCGATGGCGATCTGCAGCGAGCTGCTCAGCGAAGAAGCAGATGCCCTCGCACGGACCACGCGTCGTGCTTCGTAG
- a CDS encoding MqnA/MqnD/SBP family protein, protein MMTKTLTLGHSPDSDDAFMFYALAAGKVGDGALAYEHILKDIQTLNEWAREGKLDTTAISVHAYAYVADKYAILNHGASMGERDYGPMVVAREQIGLDELRGATIAVPGLMTSAYLALRLCVGDFTPVVMPFDQIMEAVAAGDARYGLLIHEGQLTHEQHGLRSIVNLGTWWFEQTGLPLPLGVNTIKRSLPDDVKKRASRELKASIEYGLAHRDEALAWALRYARGMEAKTADTFVGMYVNRRTVDLGEDGRASIRLFLERGAQAGVIPAVADVDFVA, encoded by the coding sequence ATGATGACCAAGACCCTGACGCTGGGCCACTCGCCCGACTCTGACGACGCATTTATGTTCTACGCTCTGGCCGCCGGCAAAGTCGGCGACGGCGCGCTCGCGTACGAGCATATCCTCAAAGATATCCAGACGCTCAATGAGTGGGCGCGCGAGGGCAAGCTCGACACGACGGCGATCTCGGTCCACGCCTACGCGTATGTCGCCGACAAGTACGCGATCCTCAATCATGGAGCGTCGATGGGCGAGCGCGACTACGGCCCGATGGTCGTCGCACGCGAGCAGATCGGGCTCGACGAGTTGCGCGGCGCGACCATCGCTGTCCCCGGGCTCATGACCAGCGCCTACCTCGCGCTGCGGCTTTGTGTCGGCGACTTCACGCCTGTCGTCATGCCGTTCGACCAGATCATGGAAGCCGTCGCCGCCGGAGATGCGCGCTACGGCCTGCTCATCCACGAGGGCCAGCTCACCCACGAGCAGCACGGTTTGCGCTCGATCGTCAACCTCGGCACGTGGTGGTTCGAGCAGACCGGCTTGCCGCTGCCGCTCGGGGTCAACACGATCAAGCGCTCGCTGCCGGACGACGTGAAAAAGCGCGCGTCGCGCGAGCTCAAAGCGAGCATCGAATACGGGCTGGCGCATCGAGACGAAGCGCTGGCCTGGGCGCTGCGTTACGCGCGCGGCATGGAGGCCAAGACGGCCGACACGTTCGTCGGCATGTACGTCAACCGGCGCACGGTCGATCTGGGCGAGGACGGCCGGGCAAGCATCAGGCTGTTCTTGGAACGCGGCGCGCAGGCCGGCGTGATCCCGGCTGTTGCGGATGTCGACTTCGTCGCGTAG
- a CDS encoding prolyl oligopeptidase family serine peptidase, translated as MLRSMVRYLIIGLSLLALLASVSAAATTPAPSASPAAAGSPSAPSAEATDPYIWLEDVHGAKAMAWVEAENAKTLGVLEKDPRFAEFYANALKIAEAKDRIPAPEFIQSQIFNYWQDNNHVRGIWRRTTLADYSKTSPAWDTVLDLDALAKSENANWVWHGADCYWPQERRCLLHLSDGGEDADTIREFDLTNEQFPAGGFVLPRGKQDVAWEDGDTLLAAREWNPGEMTTSGYPYVVKRLKRGQPLAGATEVFRGMPSDVGVSPFALHDGQGHRAVMIVRNTTFFTSEYYLVTSAGTRKLEVPPKADVSAMIAGRLLLRLRQDWAVNGTAFIQGSLVSLDLAAVTADPEHLVPTLVYAPGPRESLDGVDDTRAHLIITTLDNVRGRAYVYTPLANGGWSKRQLALADNSAISLAAADQHDENAFLYVTSFLTPTSLWLTDAGSGSLAMTKASPARFDASGDVVEQHEATSEDGTQIPYFIVHPKQMKLDGSNPTILYAYGGFQISETPAYSGLLGKLWLERGGVYVLANIRGGGEFGPAWHDAGLTVHRQRIYDDFAAVAQDLIARKITSPRRLGIQGGSNGGLLMGVEFTQHPELWNAVDIQVPLLDMLRYEQIAAGASWVAEYGSVSNPEQRAFLASISPYNNIKPGVAYPQPLIWTTTKDDRVGPQHARKFAAKLQAMGIPYYFYEVTEGGHGAGANLNERAHTTALEMIYFTRKLMDD; from the coding sequence GTGCTTCGTAGTATGGTTCGCTATCTCATTATCGGGCTTTCGCTTCTCGCGCTCCTTGCGAGCGTTTCGGCGGCAGCGACGACGCCGGCTCCGTCCGCTTCACCTGCGGCAGCAGGGAGTCCATCGGCGCCAAGCGCCGAAGCGACCGACCCGTACATCTGGCTCGAAGACGTGCACGGCGCCAAGGCGATGGCGTGGGTGGAGGCCGAGAACGCGAAGACGCTCGGCGTGCTCGAGAAGGATCCGCGTTTCGCCGAGTTTTACGCAAACGCGCTGAAGATCGCAGAAGCGAAGGATCGCATCCCGGCGCCGGAATTCATCCAGAGCCAGATTTTCAATTATTGGCAGGATAATAATCACGTGCGCGGGATCTGGCGGCGCACGACGCTCGCCGACTATTCCAAGACCTCGCCCGCGTGGGATACGGTCCTCGATCTCGATGCACTGGCAAAGTCCGAGAACGCCAATTGGGTGTGGCACGGCGCCGATTGCTACTGGCCTCAGGAACGGCGTTGTCTCCTCCACCTGTCCGACGGCGGCGAAGACGCGGACACCATCCGCGAATTCGATCTGACGAACGAGCAGTTCCCAGCCGGCGGTTTCGTCCTGCCGCGCGGCAAGCAAGACGTCGCCTGGGAAGACGGCGACACGCTGCTGGCAGCACGCGAATGGAACCCGGGCGAGATGACGACCTCCGGTTATCCATACGTCGTCAAGCGCCTCAAGCGGGGGCAGCCGCTCGCCGGCGCGACCGAAGTCTTCCGCGGAATGCCAAGCGACGTCGGCGTCTCACCGTTCGCGCTGCACGACGGCCAGGGACACCGTGCGGTGATGATCGTCCGCAATACGACATTTTTCACCAGCGAGTACTATCTGGTCACATCTGCCGGCACTCGCAAGTTAGAGGTCCCGCCCAAAGCGGACGTCAGCGCGATGATCGCGGGGCGCCTGCTCTTGCGTCTGCGGCAGGACTGGGCCGTGAACGGCACCGCGTTCATACAAGGCTCTCTCGTTTCACTCGATCTGGCCGCGGTGACGGCCGACCCTGAACACCTCGTGCCCACGCTCGTCTATGCCCCCGGCCCTCGCGAATCGCTCGACGGCGTCGACGATACGCGCGCACATCTGATCATCACCACGCTGGACAACGTGAGAGGTCGCGCCTACGTGTACACGCCGCTCGCGAACGGCGGCTGGTCGAAGCGGCAGCTGGCGCTTGCCGACAACTCCGCGATCTCGCTGGCAGCCGCCGATCAGCACGACGAGAACGCCTTCTTGTACGTGACGAGCTTCCTCACGCCCACGTCGCTGTGGCTCACCGACGCCGGCAGCGGATCGCTTGCCATGACAAAAGCGTCGCCGGCGAGATTCGACGCATCCGGCGACGTCGTCGAGCAGCACGAAGCGACGTCCGAAGACGGCACGCAGATCCCCTACTTCATCGTCCATCCAAAGCAGATGAAGCTCGACGGCTCGAATCCGACGATCCTGTACGCGTACGGTGGATTCCAGATCTCCGAGACCCCGGCGTACTCGGGGCTTCTCGGCAAGCTGTGGCTGGAGCGCGGCGGCGTCTACGTGCTGGCCAACATCCGCGGGGGCGGCGAATTCGGTCCGGCGTGGCACGATGCAGGTCTGACGGTGCACCGCCAACGCATCTACGATGATTTTGCAGCGGTCGCGCAAGACCTGATCGCGAGAAAGATCACCAGTCCTCGCCGGCTCGGCATCCAGGGCGGTTCGAACGGCGGCTTGCTGATGGGCGTCGAATTCACGCAGCATCCGGAATTGTGGAATGCCGTCGACATCCAGGTGCCGCTGCTCGACATGCTGCGCTACGAGCAGATCGCAGCCGGCGCTTCGTGGGTCGCCGAGTACGGCAGCGTCTCAAACCCGGAGCAGCGCGCGTTCCTGGCCTCGATCTCCCCGTACAACAATATCAAGCCCGGAGTCGCCTACCCGCAGCCGCTGATCTGGACGACGACCAAAGATGATCGCGTGGGCCCGCAGCACGCGCGCAAATTTGCGGCCAAGCTCCAGGCGATGGGCATCCCGTATTACTTCTATGAAGTGACCGAAGGCGGCCACGGCGCCGGCGCCAACCTCAACGAGCGAGCCCACACGACCGCGCTGGAGATGATCTACTTCACGCGCAAGCTCATGGACGACTGA
- a CDS encoding metal-sulfur cluster assembly factor — MTDEETTAAAADGRMNSTAPTPAVNSAAPATETAEYPVTEEVVREALRSVVDPEIGLDMVSLGLLYGVAVDGSKVKVTMTLTTPACPVGPMFVNAVHQAVMAIPGVSECDVDLTFSPPWDPRTMASDEVKLQMGFYY, encoded by the coding sequence ATGACTGACGAAGAGACCACTGCGGCAGCGGCGGACGGTCGAATGAATTCGACCGCTCCAACGCCTGCCGTGAATTCGGCCGCTCCGGCGACTGAGACCGCTGAATACCCCGTCACCGAAGAGGTCGTGCGCGAGGCGCTGCGCAGCGTCGTCGATCCCGAGATCGGCCTCGACATGGTGAGCCTCGGATTGCTCTACGGCGTCGCGGTCGACGGATCGAAGGTGAAAGTCACGATGACGCTCACCACGCCCGCCTGCCCAGTGGGTCCGATGTTCGTCAATGCGGTGCACCAAGCGGTGATGGCGATCCCAGGCGTCTCCGAATGCGACGTCGATCTGACGTTCTCGCCGCCGTGGGATCCGCGCACCATGGCCAGCGACGAAGTCAAACTCCAAATGGGGTTCTATTATTGA